The Pseudomonas sp. Marseille-Q3773 DNA window CATCGACAGGTCGAGCAGCACCCCGGCGAGCATGCGGTCCTTGTCGTCGAGGCTGACGTTACCGGCGCCACCGATCAGGTCGGAGCGGTTTTCCGTATCAGCCAGCCAGCGCGCGGTCTCGGAGGTGGCGCCGCGGTCGGACAGGGCGAATACCGAGGCGCCAAAGGCGGCACGCGACGGCGCGGCATCGGCATGGATCGAGATGAACAGGTCGGCGCCCTTCTTGCGGGCGATTTCCGTACGCTTGCGCAGCGGGATGAAATAGTCGCCGGTGCGGGTCAGCTCGGCACGAAAGCCTTTTTCACTGTTGATCTGGCGCTGCAGCTCCTTGGCGATCTGCAGCACGATGTCCTTCTCATGCTGGCCACGCGAGCCGGAGGCACCCGGGTCTTCGCCGCCGTGACCGGCGTCGATGGCCACCACGATGTCGCGCTTGCCGTTGGGTACCGGCGGCAGCTTGATCGCGGGTTGGGCCGGCGTGACCGGCACGGCCGGCGTGGTTGCAGGCGTTTGTACCGGCGCCGGTGGCGGGGTTGGCGCACTGGCGGCAATGGCGTCGGCTTCCTGGTCGTACAGATCGACCACCAGGCGGTTGCCGTACTGGGCATTGGGCGCCAGGGTGAAGCTTTTCGGGGTGACCGACTTTTTCAGGTCGACCACCACGCGCAGGTCGGTCGGGGTACGCTGGGCCGAACGCACGCTGCTGATCGGCGTGTTGGAGGTGGCCACGTTCAACGGTGCGGCCAGGGTCGCACCATTGATGTCGATAACCAGGCGATCCGGTGCGCTCAGGGTGAAGACGCTATGCTGCACAGGGCCAGACAGGTCGAAGACCAGCCGCGTGTTGTCTGGCGCGCGCCACAGGCGCATGCTCTTGACTTGAGTGACGGCCAGAGCGTCAACGGTCACCGTTGTCAGCAGCAGCCCAACGAAGGCGACCAGTGCGCGTATGCGCATACCTACCCCACTTACTGTTTATGATGTTCGGCCAGTGCCACGCACCAGGCCTCGCCGCGAGCCCCCTGCGGCGAAAGGTTCAGCGAGCGTCCGCCCGCTTGGGGGCTTATGGTAATGGTCAGGTCAGGCTTTGGCAAAACGCCCGCACCCTTTTGTGGCCACTCGAACAGGCACAGCGGGTCGCCCTCGAAATAGTCACGAATCCCCATGAACTCCAGCTCTTCCGGATCGACCAGGCGGTACAGGTCGAAGTGGAAAGCTCGGACCTCACCGATTTCGTAGGGTTCGACCACGGTGAAGGTCGGGCTTTTCACTGCACCAGTATGGCCCAGGCCACGGATCAGGCCACGCGACAGCGTGGTTTTGCCCGCGCCCAGGTCACCTTCCAGAAAGATCACGCCGTGACCGCCGGTCACCTCGGCCAGTTTGGCGCCGAAGGCGACCGTGGCCGCTTCATCGGCCAGAAACAGGTTTAAGCCAGACACGCAGAATGCTCCTCCAACAACTCACGAATGACCGGGGCCAGATCGCTGGCGGCCAGGCCTCTACCTTTGCTTCCCAGGCGCTCGCCTGCACAGGCGTGCAGCCATACCCCCAGCCCCGCGGCCTGCCAGGCATCCAGGCCCTGGGCCAACAGCGCCGCCAGCACGCCCGTCAGCACATCGCCCAGCCCGGCACCGGCCATGGCCGGGTGGCCACGGTCGCACAGCAACAGCTGCCCGCCCGGGTCGGCGACCAGCGTACCGGCGCCCTTGAGCACGCAAACGCTGTTGTAACGACGCGCCAGCTTGCGTGCGGCACCATGGCGGTCGGCCTGCACCGCCTCGGTGGAAATTCCCAGCAACCGCGCCGCCTCGCCCGGGTGCGGAGTGAGAATGCTGCCACTGGGCAAGGCCAGCGGGGTGCGCGCCAGCAGGTTCAGGGCATCGGCATCCCACACCTGTGGACGCTCGGCATTGGCCACCGCCGACAGCAGGCTGCGGCCCCAGGCCGCCTGGCCCAGGCCGGGCCCGACCACCAGCACCGAAGCACGCTCCAGCACCGCCATCAACTGGTTGGCCGATTCGACCCCCAGGCACATCGTCTCGGGCATGCGGGTCAGGCCGGCAGCCACATGTTCAGGGCGGGTCGCCACGCTGACCAGCCCGGCACCACAGCGCAGCGCGGCTTCGGCGCTGAGCAACACGGCGCCACCGGTGCCGAGGTCGCCACCGACCACCAGCACGTGGCCGAAGTCGCCCTTGTGAGCCTGCGCCTGCCGCGCTGGCAGGCGGGCGACGCTCACGCTGCTGAGCAGTTGCGGGGCATGGCTGGGGTGTTTGGTCTGCGGCATGCGGTCAAAGGCTCCAATGTCTGGCAGAATTATACGCACCTGAGCCCGTAATGCCTTGCCCATCCATGTCCGCTTGTACGCCTGACCTCGCCCAACTGGCCCAATCCATCAAGATTTGGGGCCAAGAACTCGGTTTTGCCCACGTCGGCATCGCCGGGGTCGACCTTGGCGAACACGAACACCACCTGCAACGCTGGCTCGATGCCGGCTACCAGGGCGAGATGGAGTACCTGGGCGCCCACGGCAGCAAACGCGCGCACCCGGAGCAACTGATCCCCGGCACCGTGCGCGTGGTATCGCTGCGCATGGACTACCTGCCCGGCGACACGCAGATGGCGCAGCGCCTGGCGCAGCCGGAAAAGGCCTACGTGTCGCGCTACGCGCTGGGGCGGGACTACCACAAACTGGTGCGCAAGCGCGTACAGTTCCTGGCCGACCGTATCCAGGAGGCCATCGGCCCGTTCGGCTACCGCGCCTTCGTCGACAGCGCCCCGGTGCTGGAAAAGGCCTTGGCCGAACAGGCCGGGCTGGGCTGGATCGGCAAGAACACGCTGCTGCTCAACCGCAAGGCAGGCAGCTACTTCTTCCTCGCCGAACTGTTCGTCGACCTGCCGCTGCCAGTGGACGAAGCCACCAGCAGCGAGCATTGCGGGCGCTGCCAGGCGTGCCTGGACATCTGCCCGACCCAGGCATTCGTAGGGCCCTATGTGCTGGATGCGCGACGCTGCATCTCATACCTGACCATCGAACTCCGGGGGCCGATCCCCGTCGAGCTGCGCGCCAAGATGGGTAACCGGGTGTTCGGTTGCGATGATTGCCAGCTCGTCTGCCCGTGGAACCGCTTTGCCAGGCCCAGCCAGGAGCAGGACTTCCAGCCGCGCCATGGCCTGGAAAATGCCGAACTGGCCGAGATGTTCCTGTGGGATGAAAGGACGTTCCTGCGCAAGACCGAGGGCGGGCCGTTGCGCCGGGCCGGGTATGAGCGCTGGTTGCGCAACCTGGCGGTAGGGCTGGGCAATGCGCCGTCGACGATTCCGGTGATCGAGGCGCTGAAGGCGCGGCGCGAGGATGCCTCGGAACTGGTGAGGGAGCATGTGGAGTGGGCGCTGGCGCAGCACGGCGTTCAATAGCGAACCAGCCCAGAGCTTACGCCACCCTTGTGGGAGCGGGCGTGCCCGCGAATCAGGCAACGCGGCGCATGGTACCAGCTCTGCCGGTGTTCGCGGGCACGCCCGCTCCACAGGGCCCATGTTGTGCCA harbors:
- a CDS encoding N-acetylmuramoyl-L-alanine amidase yields the protein MRIRALVAFVGLLLTTVTVDALAVTQVKSMRLWRAPDNTRLVFDLSGPVQHSVFTLSAPDRLVIDINGATLAAPLNVATSNTPISSVRSAQRTPTDLRVVVDLKKSVTPKSFTLAPNAQYGNRLVVDLYDQEADAIAASAPTPPPAPVQTPATTPAVPVTPAQPAIKLPPVPNGKRDIVVAIDAGHGGEDPGASGSRGQHEKDIVLQIAKELQRQINSEKGFRAELTRTGDYFIPLRKRTEIARKKGADLFISIHADAAPSRAAFGASVFALSDRGATSETARWLADTENRSDLIGGAGNVSLDDKDRMLAGVLLDLSMTATLSSSLNVGQKVLGNMGRITSLHKQRVEQAGFMVLKSPDIPSILVETGFISNNNEAAKLATASHQQALARSIHTGVRQYFQQNPPPGTYIAWLRDTGKIAAGPREHTVRPGETLAMIAVRYQVSVTSLRSSNSLKSDELKVGQRLDIPATTLASQ
- the tsaE gene encoding tRNA (adenosine(37)-N6)-threonylcarbamoyltransferase complex ATPase subunit type 1 TsaE: MSGLNLFLADEAATVAFGAKLAEVTGGHGVIFLEGDLGAGKTTLSRGLIRGLGHTGAVKSPTFTVVEPYEIGEVRAFHFDLYRLVDPEELEFMGIRDYFEGDPLCLFEWPQKGAGVLPKPDLTITISPQAGGRSLNLSPQGARGEAWCVALAEHHKQ
- a CDS encoding NAD(P)H-hydrate dehydratase, giving the protein MPQTKHPSHAPQLLSSVSVARLPARQAQAHKGDFGHVLVVGGDLGTGGAVLLSAEAALRCGAGLVSVATRPEHVAAGLTRMPETMCLGVESANQLMAVLERASVLVVGPGLGQAAWGRSLLSAVANAERPQVWDADALNLLARTPLALPSGSILTPHPGEAARLLGISTEAVQADRHGAARKLARRYNSVCVLKGAGTLVADPGGQLLLCDRGHPAMAGAGLGDVLTGVLAALLAQGLDAWQAAGLGVWLHACAGERLGSKGRGLAASDLAPVIRELLEEHSACLA
- the queG gene encoding tRNA epoxyqueuosine(34) reductase QueG — translated: MSACTPDLAQLAQSIKIWGQELGFAHVGIAGVDLGEHEHHLQRWLDAGYQGEMEYLGAHGSKRAHPEQLIPGTVRVVSLRMDYLPGDTQMAQRLAQPEKAYVSRYALGRDYHKLVRKRVQFLADRIQEAIGPFGYRAFVDSAPVLEKALAEQAGLGWIGKNTLLLNRKAGSYFFLAELFVDLPLPVDEATSSEHCGRCQACLDICPTQAFVGPYVLDARRCISYLTIELRGPIPVELRAKMGNRVFGCDDCQLVCPWNRFARPSQEQDFQPRHGLENAELAEMFLWDERTFLRKTEGGPLRRAGYERWLRNLAVGLGNAPSTIPVIEALKARREDASELVREHVEWALAQHGVQ